In Mycolicibacterium mucogenicum DSM 44124, the following are encoded in one genomic region:
- a CDS encoding ComF family protein, which produces MLDLVLPVECGGCGAPSTRWCPACAAELTVRPDEPHVVSPREDPGVPVLALGRYAGARRRAIVGLKEHGRTDLVVPLADAVAAALRTLIVWGLIVPPLTMVPAPTRSLAARRRGGDPVAKIARAAAAGLPGVTVEPALAMRAFTRDSVGLSSAQRQRNIRGRVRLRSPVRGEAVVFDDVVTTGTTAAEAVRVLQTSGTQVAAVLAIAHA; this is translated from the coding sequence ATGCTCGACCTGGTCCTGCCCGTCGAATGCGGTGGCTGCGGTGCGCCGTCGACCCGCTGGTGTCCGGCCTGCGCGGCGGAACTGACCGTCCGCCCCGACGAGCCGCACGTCGTCTCGCCGCGGGAGGACCCCGGGGTTCCGGTCTTGGCGCTCGGGCGCTACGCCGGGGCCAGACGACGGGCCATCGTGGGCCTCAAGGAACACGGCCGAACAGACCTCGTCGTGCCGCTGGCCGACGCGGTCGCCGCGGCGCTGCGGACCCTGATCGTCTGGGGCCTGATCGTGCCGCCGCTGACGATGGTGCCCGCACCGACCCGGAGCCTGGCCGCCCGACGCCGCGGCGGCGACCCCGTCGCGAAGATCGCCCGCGCCGCGGCCGCGGGTCTACCGGGCGTGACGGTGGAACCGGCGTTGGCGATGCGGGCCTTCACCAGAGACTCCGTCGGACTCTCCAGCGCACAAAGACAGCGCAACATCCGGGGCCGGGTGCGGCTGCGTTCTCCGGTGCGCGGGGAGGCGGTGGTGTTCGACGACGTGGTGACGACGGGTACGACGGCAGCCGAGGCGGTTCGGGTCCTGCAAACATCAGGAACACAGGTGGCGGCGGTGCTCGCAATAGCACACGCGTGA
- the secA gene encoding preprotein translocase subunit SecA — translation MLSKLLRIGEGRMVKRLQKVADYVNTLSDDVEKLSDDELRGKTEEFKKRIADGESLDDLLPEAFAVAREAAWRVLDQRHFDVQVMGGAALHYGNVAEMKTGEGKTLTCVLPAYLNALSGKGVHVVTVNDYLAKRDSEWMGRVHRFLGLEVGVILSQLTPEERRAAYNADITYGTNNEFGFDYLRDNMAHSVDDMVQRGHNFAIVDEVDSILIDEARTPLIISGPADGASNWYTEFARIAPLMEKDVHYEVDIRKRTIGVHEAGVEFVENQLGIDNLYEAANSPLVSYLNNAIKAKELFQRDKDYIVRDGEVVIVDEFTGRVLVGRRYNEGMHQAIEAKEHVEIKAENQTLATITLQNYFRLYDKLSGMTGTAETEAAELHEIYKLGVVQIPTNRAMIRQDQSDLIYKTEEAKYIAVVDDVQERYEKGQPVLIGTTSVERSEYLSKQFTKRRIPHNVLNAKYHEQEASIIAEAGRLKAVTVATNMAGRGTDIVLGGNVDFIADARLRKRGLDPVETPEEYEAAWHQELPKVKELVEEEAKKVREVGGLYVLGTERHESRRIDNQLRGRSGRQGDPGESRFFLSLSDELMRRFNGATLEALLTRLNLPDDVPIEAKMVTRAIKSAQTQVEQQNFEVRKNVLKYDEVMNQQRKVIYRERKAILEGEDVQDTAHKMLVDVVTAYVDGATAEGYAEDWDLGKLWDALKTLYPVGLDYHNLIDSDAVGEPGELTQDELRDALIADAEKAYAKREADLEAIAGPGAMRQLERSVLLNVIDRKWREHLYEMDYLKEGIGLRAMAQRDPLVEYQREGFDMFTGMLEGLKEESVGFLFNVQVEAQQAPQVAPVAAPQGLAQFAAEAEQNAAQEQAAPAALRAKGIEDKAPAMTYSGPAEDGSAEVRREGGRHAAGPGSRRERREAARKQKRR, via the coding sequence GTGCTGTCGAAGTTGCTCCGCATCGGTGAAGGCCGCATGGTCAAGCGCCTGCAAAAGGTCGCCGACTATGTCAACACCTTGTCCGATGACGTCGAGAAGCTGTCTGACGACGAGCTGCGCGGCAAGACCGAAGAGTTCAAGAAGCGCATCGCCGACGGCGAGTCGCTCGACGACCTGCTGCCCGAGGCCTTCGCCGTCGCCCGCGAGGCGGCCTGGCGCGTGCTGGACCAGCGTCACTTCGATGTTCAGGTGATGGGTGGTGCCGCGCTGCACTACGGCAACGTCGCCGAGATGAAGACCGGTGAGGGCAAGACCCTGACCTGTGTGCTCCCGGCCTACCTGAACGCCCTGTCGGGCAAGGGCGTGCACGTCGTCACCGTCAACGACTACCTGGCCAAGCGCGACAGCGAGTGGATGGGCCGCGTGCACCGCTTCCTCGGCCTGGAGGTCGGGGTGATCCTGTCGCAACTGACGCCGGAAGAGCGTCGTGCCGCGTACAACGCCGACATCACCTACGGCACCAACAACGAGTTCGGCTTCGACTACCTGCGCGACAACATGGCGCACTCGGTCGACGACATGGTGCAGCGCGGCCACAACTTCGCCATCGTCGACGAGGTCGACTCGATCCTCATCGACGAGGCCCGTACCCCGTTGATCATCTCGGGCCCGGCCGACGGCGCGTCCAACTGGTACACCGAGTTCGCGCGCATCGCGCCGCTCATGGAGAAGGACGTCCACTACGAGGTCGACATCCGCAAGCGCACCATCGGTGTGCACGAGGCGGGCGTGGAGTTCGTCGAGAACCAGCTCGGCATCGACAACCTCTACGAGGCCGCCAACTCGCCGCTGGTCAGCTACCTGAACAACGCCATCAAGGCCAAGGAACTGTTCCAGCGCGACAAGGACTACATCGTCCGCGACGGTGAGGTCGTCATCGTCGACGAGTTCACCGGCCGCGTGCTGGTCGGCCGCCGCTACAACGAGGGCATGCACCAGGCCATCGAGGCCAAGGAGCACGTCGAGATCAAGGCCGAGAACCAGACCCTGGCCACCATCACGCTGCAGAACTACTTCCGCCTCTACGACAAGCTGTCCGGTATGACCGGTACCGCCGAGACCGAGGCCGCCGAGCTGCACGAGATCTACAAGCTGGGCGTGGTGCAGATCCCCACCAACCGGGCCATGATCCGCCAGGACCAGTCCGACCTGATCTACAAGACCGAAGAGGCGAAGTACATCGCCGTCGTCGACGACGTGCAGGAGCGCTACGAGAAGGGCCAGCCGGTCCTGATCGGTACCACCAGCGTCGAGCGCTCGGAGTACCTGTCCAAGCAGTTCACCAAGCGCCGCATCCCGCACAACGTGCTCAACGCCAAGTACCACGAGCAGGAGGCGAGCATCATCGCCGAGGCCGGCCGGCTGAAGGCCGTCACGGTCGCCACCAACATGGCCGGTCGTGGTACCGACATCGTGCTGGGTGGCAACGTCGACTTCATCGCCGACGCGCGCCTGCGCAAGCGCGGCCTGGATCCCGTCGAGACGCCCGAAGAGTACGAAGCGGCCTGGCACCAGGAGCTGCCCAAGGTCAAGGAGCTGGTCGAGGAAGAGGCCAAGAAGGTTCGCGAGGTCGGTGGCCTGTACGTGCTGGGCACCGAGCGGCACGAGTCCCGCCGTATCGACAACCAGCTGCGCGGCCGCTCCGGCCGTCAGGGCGACCCGGGCGAGTCCCGGTTCTTCCTGTCGCTGTCCGACGAGCTGATGCGCCGCTTCAACGGCGCCACCCTCGAGGCGCTGCTGACCCGGCTGAACCTGCCGGACGACGTGCCGATCGAGGCCAAGATGGTGACCCGCGCGATCAAGAGCGCGCAGACCCAGGTCGAGCAGCAGAACTTCGAGGTCCGCAAGAACGTCCTCAAGTACGACGAGGTGATGAACCAGCAGCGCAAGGTCATCTACCGCGAGCGCAAGGCGATCCTCGAGGGTGAGGACGTGCAGGACACGGCCCACAAGATGCTGGTCGACGTCGTCACCGCGTACGTCGACGGCGCCACCGCCGAGGGTTACGCCGAGGACTGGGACCTGGGCAAGCTGTGGGACGCGCTCAAGACGCTGTACCCGGTGGGCCTGGACTACCACAACCTGATCGACTCCGACGCTGTCGGCGAGCCCGGCGAGCTGACCCAGGACGAGCTGCGCGACGCGCTGATCGCCGACGCCGAAAAGGCCTACGCGAAGCGCGAGGCCGACCTGGAGGCCATCGCCGGTCCCGGTGCCATGCGGCAGCTGGAACGCAGCGTCCTGTTGAACGTCATCGACCGCAAGTGGCGCGAGCACCTCTACGAGATGGACTACCTCAAGGAGGGCATCGGTCTGCGAGCCATGGCGCAGCGCGACCCGCTGGTCGAGTACCAGCGCGAGGGCTTCGACATGTTCACGGGCATGCTCGAAGGCTTGAAGGAGGAGTCGGTCGGCTTCTTGTTCAACGTGCAGGTCGAGGCTCAGCAGGCGCCGCAGGTGGCTCCGGTTGCCGCGCCGCAGGGGCTCGCGCAGTTCGCCGCGGAGGCCGAACAGAACGCCGCGCAGGAGCAGGCCGCGCCGGCGGCGTTGCGTGCCAAGGGAATTGAGGACAAGGCTCCGGCCATGACCTACAGCGGTCCGGCCGAGGACGGGTCCGCGGAGGTTCGTCGCGAGGGCGGCCGGCACGCGGCCGGCCCGGGCTCGCGCCGGGAACGTCGCGAGGCCGCGCGCAAGCAGAAGCGGCGGTAA
- a CDS encoding ubiquinol-cytochrome c reductase iron-sulfur subunit — protein sequence MAADKLGRREVLAGTGIALGATVIAGCQTYGKPPAAASQTPATTPGGGTTPTADSGLVKTSAVPVGSGVIVGEVVVTQPTAGEFKGMSAICTHQGCTVSEIVDGAIKCPCHGSKFNLDGTVAQGPAKKPLEAKAVKVQGDSIVLG from the coding sequence ATGGCTGCTGACAAGCTGGGTCGCCGCGAGGTGCTGGCCGGTACCGGAATCGCCTTGGGCGCCACGGTGATAGCGGGTTGCCAGACCTACGGCAAGCCGCCCGCCGCCGCCAGCCAGACTCCGGCCACGACGCCCGGCGGTGGGACGACGCCGACGGCCGACAGCGGGCTGGTCAAGACCTCGGCGGTGCCGGTCGGCTCGGGCGTGATCGTCGGCGAGGTGGTGGTGACGCAGCCGACGGCCGGCGAGTTCAAGGGCATGTCGGCCATCTGCACCCATCAGGGGTGCACCGTCAGCGAGATCGTCGACGGGGCCATCAAGTGCCCCTGCCATGGCAGCAAGTTCAACCTCGACGGGACGGTGGCGCAGGGGCCGGCCAAGAAGCCGCTCGAGGCCAAGGCCGTCAAGGTCCAGGGGGACTCGATCGTCCTGGGCTGA
- a CDS encoding DUF6529 family protein, whose amino-acid sequence MAFDPAADAPTQRAQIPSRGAGFVVALLIGAVVAVGLGVFGSVHEPKFFSVNFAGFSSGLYAKAWLATLAAVLGLFQVFSALVMYGRLPVKAPAWIGSAHVWSGRLAVLATVPVAVHCLYAVGFQTTDVRVLTHSLLGCFFYGAFVAKMLLLTRKGVPGWAIPVLGGAVFTSLVYLWLTSALWLFVGEGLKF is encoded by the coding sequence ATGGCATTTGACCCAGCGGCGGACGCGCCGACGCAGCGCGCCCAAATCCCCTCGCGCGGAGCTGGATTCGTCGTCGCTCTGTTGATCGGGGCCGTGGTGGCGGTCGGGCTGGGCGTGTTCGGATCGGTCCATGAACCGAAGTTCTTTTCGGTCAACTTCGCCGGCTTCTCGAGTGGGCTGTACGCGAAGGCGTGGCTGGCCACGCTGGCCGCGGTTCTCGGCCTGTTCCAGGTGTTCTCGGCCCTGGTGATGTACGGCAGGCTGCCGGTGAAGGCACCGGCGTGGATCGGTTCCGCACATGTGTGGTCGGGTCGGCTGGCCGTGTTGGCCACCGTCCCGGTCGCGGTGCACTGCCTGTATGCCGTGGGTTTCCAGACGACCGATGTCCGGGTGCTCACGCATTCGCTGCTGGGTTGCTTCTTCTACGGCGCGTTCGTCGCGAAGATGCTGTTGTTGACGCGCAAAGGTGTTCCGGGCTGGGCGATCCCAGTGCTCGGCGGGGCGGTGTTCACCAGCCTGGTGTACCTCTGGCTGACCTCGGCGCTGTGGCTTTTCGTCGGAGAGGGGTTGAAGTTCTGA
- a CDS encoding Rv3235 family protein: MTASTRIDVDLTAPIVDYEPTPIETGATVRAPNRLQVVADPEPGRVTESPAESRLEVTPPSAALMFADAALRRVLEVSDRRRPMAQLRPLVTATLFDAMSSWPRHTRTDGTAALRRVRLRTAREQDGLPTAVEVFATFSRGPRLHAAAGRIEMLGGRWQFVALQLG; encoded by the coding sequence ATGACCGCATCGACCCGCATCGACGTCGACCTGACCGCGCCGATCGTCGACTACGAGCCCACGCCGATCGAGACGGGCGCGACGGTCCGGGCGCCCAACCGGCTGCAGGTGGTGGCCGATCCCGAACCCGGCCGCGTCACCGAATCCCCCGCCGAATCTCGGCTCGAGGTCACGCCACCCAGCGCCGCGCTGATGTTCGCCGACGCCGCACTGCGCCGGGTCCTGGAGGTCAGCGACCGTCGCCGGCCGATGGCGCAGCTGCGTCCACTGGTCACCGCCACGCTGTTCGACGCCATGTCGTCGTGGCCCCGCCACACCCGGACCGACGGCACGGCCGCGCTGCGCCGCGTGCGGCTACGCACCGCCCGCGAACAGGACGGGCTGCCCACGGCTGTCGAGGTGTTCGCCACCTTCAGCCGCGGACCACGACTGCACGCCGCCGCCGGGCGCATCGAAATGCTCGGTGGGCGTTGGCAATTCGTGGCCCTGCAGCTGGGTTGA
- the hpf gene encoding ribosome hibernation-promoting factor, HPF/YfiA family, protein MTTQSVDSARSTMFADDAEPAPEPHADVVVKGRNVEVPEHFRIYVSEKLARLERFDRTIYLFDVELDHEKNRRQRKNCQHVEITARGRGPVVRGEGCADSFYAALESAVGKLENRLRRSKDRRKIHYGDKTPVGLAEATSIVPPEDLPEVPNQAATAEVDDHVPGQVVRVKEHPANPMTVDDALYEMELVGHDFFLFHDKESDRPTVVYRRHAYDYGLIRLS, encoded by the coding sequence ATGACAACCCAATCCGTGGATTCTGCCCGCTCGACCATGTTTGCCGACGATGCCGAGCCTGCGCCCGAACCGCACGCCGACGTCGTCGTCAAGGGCCGCAACGTCGAGGTCCCCGAACACTTCCGCATCTACGTTTCCGAGAAGCTCGCTCGATTGGAGCGCTTCGATCGCACCATCTACCTTTTCGACGTCGAACTCGACCACGAGAAGAACCGGCGCCAGCGCAAGAACTGCCAGCATGTCGAGATCACGGCACGCGGGCGCGGGCCGGTCGTTCGCGGCGAAGGCTGCGCGGACAGCTTCTACGCCGCCCTCGAATCGGCCGTCGGCAAACTCGAGAATCGGCTCAGGCGCAGCAAGGACCGTCGCAAGATTCACTACGGCGACAAGACCCCTGTGGGCCTGGCCGAGGCGACGTCCATCGTCCCGCCCGAGGATCTGCCCGAGGTGCCGAACCAGGCGGCCACCGCCGAGGTCGATGACCACGTTCCGGGCCAGGTGGTCCGCGTGAAGGAGCACCCGGCCAACCCGATGACGGTCGACGACGCGCTGTACGAGATGGAGCTGGTCGGACACGACTTCTTCCTGTTCCATGACAAGGAGAGCGACCGGCCGACGGTGGTCTACCGCAGACACGCCTACGACTACGGATTGATCCGCCTGTCCTGA
- the lpqB gene encoding MtrAB system accessory lipoprotein LpqB encodes MLVLTGCAGVPSSSAPQAVGTVDRPAPRNLPTPSPGMDPDLLLREFLKATADPANRHLAARQFLTESASRSWDDAGSALLIDRVVFVETRGTDKVSVTMHADILGSLSDVGVFETGEGALPDPGPIDLVKTPRGWRIDKLPNGVFLDWQQFQSTYKRDTLYFVDPTGKTVVPDPRYVAVSDPDQLATELVTKLLSGPRPEMASSVRNLMAAPLRLRGPVTRADGGKTGVGRGYGGARIDLESLSTTDPHSRQLLAAQIIWTLFRAGVNGPYVINADGAALDDRFAEGWNTSDVAATDPGADPGAAAGLHALAGGSLVSLEGDNAPRVAGAFGQLPGQTSAALSRSGQEVASVVTLRPGAPDMAQSLWVGPVNGDAAQALDAHTLSRPSWSLDDAIWIVVDGTNVVRAIQEAASGQPARIPVDSSAVATKFPGPISGLQLSRDATRAAMVINGQVILASVEQREGGQLALTYPRRLGYGLGNTALSLSWRTGDDIVVTRTDGAHPVSYVNLDGVNSDGPTRNLVVPVSTVAANTSTVYLADQRGVLQLSGSAADNNLMWTDVRPLMVAGALPVLPG; translated from the coding sequence ATGCTGGTCCTGACGGGGTGCGCCGGCGTACCCAGTTCGTCGGCACCACAGGCCGTGGGCACCGTCGACCGGCCGGCCCCGCGCAACCTGCCGACGCCGTCGCCCGGTATGGACCCGGACCTGCTGCTGCGCGAATTCCTCAAAGCCACCGCCGATCCCGCGAACCGGCACCTGGCGGCGCGCCAGTTCCTCACCGAATCGGCATCCCGGTCGTGGGACGACGCCGGTAGCGCCCTGCTGATCGACCGCGTCGTGTTCGTGGAAACCCGTGGCACGGACAAGGTTTCGGTGACCATGCACGCCGACATCCTGGGTTCGCTGTCGGACGTCGGGGTGTTCGAGACGGGGGAGGGCGCGCTGCCCGACCCGGGACCCATCGACCTGGTGAAGACGCCGCGCGGCTGGCGCATCGACAAGCTGCCCAACGGCGTGTTCCTGGATTGGCAGCAGTTCCAGTCCACCTACAAGCGGGACACGTTGTACTTCGTCGACCCGACCGGCAAGACCGTCGTGCCCGACCCGCGCTACGTCGCGGTGTCCGACCCCGACCAACTCGCCACCGAACTCGTCACCAAGCTGCTGTCCGGGCCGCGACCCGAGATGGCAAGCAGCGTACGGAATCTGATGGCCGCACCGCTGCGGCTGCGCGGCCCGGTGACCCGGGCCGACGGCGGTAAGACGGGTGTCGGACGCGGTTATGGTGGCGCCCGCATCGACCTCGAGAGCCTGTCGACCACCGACCCGCACAGCCGGCAACTGCTTGCGGCACAGATCATCTGGACGCTGTTCCGGGCCGGGGTGAATGGCCCGTACGTGATCAACGCCGACGGCGCCGCCCTCGACGACCGCTTCGCCGAAGGCTGGAACACCTCCGACGTCGCGGCCACCGATCCGGGTGCCGACCCCGGCGCCGCGGCCGGCTTGCATGCCCTGGCCGGGGGATCGCTGGTGTCGCTGGAGGGTGACAACGCGCCGCGGGTTGCCGGCGCGTTCGGCCAACTGCCGGGCCAGACCTCGGCGGCGTTGTCGCGCAGTGGGCAGGAAGTCGCCTCGGTGGTGACACTGCGGCCGGGCGCCCCGGACATGGCGCAGTCCCTGTGGGTGGGGCCGGTCAACGGCGACGCCGCACAGGCGCTCGACGCGCACACGCTGTCGCGTCCCAGCTGGTCGCTCGACGACGCCATCTGGATCGTGGTCGACGGCACCAACGTCGTGCGCGCGATCCAGGAGGCGGCGTCGGGCCAACCCGCCCGCATCCCCGTCGACTCGTCGGCGGTGGCCACCAAGTTCCCCGGGCCGATCAGTGGACTGCAGCTGTCGCGCGACGCCACCCGCGCCGCGATGGTGATCAATGGCCAGGTGATCCTGGCGAGCGTCGAGCAGCGTGAGGGCGGACAGCTCGCGCTGACCTATCCACGCCGCCTCGGTTACGGCCTGGGTAATACGGCCTTGTCACTGTCCTGGCGCACCGGCGACGACATCGTGGTGACCCGTACCGACGGCGCGCACCCCGTGTCGTACGTCAACCTTGACGGCGTGAACTCCGACGGACCCACCCGGAACCTGGTGGTCCCGGTGTCCACCGTCGCGGCGAACACCTCGACGGTGTACCTCGCCGACCAACGCGGCGTTCTCCAGTTGTCGGGTTCGGCAGCGGACAACAACCTCATGTGGACCGATGTCCGGCCGCTGATGGTCGCGGGCGCACTGCCCGTGCTCCCCGGCTGA
- the mtrB gene encoding MtrAB system histidine kinase MtrB: MIWGSRRRIRGGFGSGAFVRGLGAVGRVVGYAWRRSLQLRVVSLTLGLSLAVILVLGFVLTSQITDRILEAKVRAGTEEVEHARTTVSGIVGGEETRSLNSSLQLARNTLIDRKVDSGSRLAGAFDAVLVVPGDGPRAATSAGPVGEIPNSLRDFVKAGQVSYQYATVHTDGFSGPALIVGSPTSSQVTNLELYLIFPLSNEESTIALVRGTMATGGIVLLGLLAAIALLVARQIVLPVRSASRIAERFAEGHLTERMPVRGEDDMARLAVSFNDMAESLHKQITQLEEFGNLQRRFTSDVSHELRTPLTTVRMAADLIYDHSEELDPALRRSTELMVNELDRFETLLADLLEISRHDAGVAELSVESVDLRDTVQSALDNVGHLADDANIKLAVHLPDEAVIAEVDPRRVERILRNLIANAIDHAEKKPVQIKMAADVDTVAVTVRDFGVGLRPGEEKMVFSRFWRSDPSRVRRSGGTGLGLAISIEDARLHQGRLEAWGEPGHGACFRLTLPLVRGHKVTTSPLPLKPTGPKSVTALSSGELPAGDAS, from the coding sequence GTGATCTGGGGATCCCGACGGCGTATCCGTGGCGGTTTCGGCTCGGGCGCTTTCGTGCGTGGGCTGGGTGCTGTCGGCCGGGTGGTCGGCTATGCCTGGCGTCGCTCACTGCAACTGCGTGTGGTGTCCCTGACGCTGGGGTTGTCCCTTGCCGTCATCCTCGTGCTGGGTTTCGTGCTGACCAGCCAGATCACCGACCGCATTCTCGAAGCCAAGGTCCGGGCCGGCACCGAAGAGGTCGAGCACGCCCGCACGACGGTGAGCGGCATCGTCGGCGGCGAAGAGACGCGCTCGCTCAACAGCAGCCTGCAGCTGGCACGCAACACCCTCATCGACCGCAAGGTCGACTCGGGCTCGCGGCTGGCCGGTGCGTTCGACGCGGTGCTGGTGGTGCCGGGTGACGGCCCGCGCGCGGCCACGTCGGCCGGGCCGGTGGGGGAGATTCCGAACTCCTTGCGCGACTTCGTCAAAGCCGGCCAGGTCAGCTACCAGTACGCGACCGTGCACACCGACGGGTTCTCCGGTCCCGCACTGATCGTCGGCAGCCCGACGTCGTCACAGGTCACCAACCTCGAGCTGTACCTGATCTTTCCGCTGAGCAACGAAGAGAGCACCATCGCGCTGGTGCGCGGCACCATGGCCACCGGTGGCATTGTGCTGCTGGGCCTGCTCGCGGCCATCGCCTTGCTGGTGGCCCGGCAGATCGTGCTGCCGGTGCGGTCGGCGTCGCGCATCGCCGAGCGGTTCGCCGAGGGGCACCTCACCGAGCGCATGCCCGTGCGCGGTGAGGACGACATGGCGCGCCTGGCGGTGTCGTTCAACGACATGGCCGAGAGCCTGCACAAGCAGATCACCCAGCTCGAAGAGTTCGGAAACCTGCAGCGCCGCTTCACCTCTGACGTCAGCCACGAGCTGCGGACGCCGCTCACCACGGTGCGCATGGCCGCGGATCTGATCTACGACCACAGCGAGGAACTCGACCCGGCGCTGCGGCGCTCGACGGAGCTGATGGTCAACGAACTCGACCGCTTCGAGACACTGCTGGCCGATCTGCTGGAAATCTCCCGGCACGACGCCGGTGTGGCCGAGCTGTCGGTGGAGTCGGTCGACCTGCGCGACACCGTGCAGAGCGCGCTCGACAACGTCGGCCACCTCGCCGACGACGCGAACATCAAACTCGCCGTGCATCTTCCGGACGAAGCCGTCATCGCCGAGGTGGATCCGCGCCGCGTCGAGCGCATCCTGCGCAACCTCATCGCCAACGCGATCGACCATGCGGAGAAGAAGCCCGTTCAGATCAAGATGGCCGCCGATGTGGATACCGTGGCAGTGACGGTCCGCGATTTCGGCGTGGGTCTGCGACCGGGCGAGGAGAAAATGGTGTTCAGCCGGTTCTGGCGGTCCGACCCCTCGCGGGTGCGGCGCTCCGGCGGCACCGGTCTCGGCCTGGCCATCAGCATCGAGGATGCCCGCCTGCACCAGGGCCGGCTGGAGGCCTGGGGCGAACCTGGCCACGGCGCCTGCTTCCGTCTCACGCTGCCGCTGGTGCGCGGTCACAAGGTGACCACCAGCCCGCTGCCCCTCAAACCCACTGGACCCAAATCGGTTACGGCTCTCTCGTCCGGGGAACTGCCCGCGGGGGACGCATCGTGA